One stretch of Nymphaea colorata isolate Beijing-Zhang1983 unplaced genomic scaffold, ASM883128v2 scaffold0114, whole genome shotgun sequence DNA includes these proteins:
- the LOC116268106 gene encoding uncharacterized protein LOC116268106, with product MPIFKAFSLGNDRSICPICLMQIERNDLVRKTPCSHTFHSNCIDSWCLKNLNCPVCRHDLSREKIHEKKKEPAAEYHPVVEDIVVEVVEERPLPDQLSIEETGRSGSTCYRLPSLRIPVHCLLAAAGRLGILSLHLLSELVALEGPVGLVVGLYRPILTLSAGSRKAGVKNWRSWLKAGRMEGVLLRRLTLASVTWDWS from the exons ATGCCGATCTTCAAGGCCTTCAGCCTGGGCAACGACCGCAGCATCTGTCCCATCTGCCTCATGCAAATAGAGCGCAACGACCTGGTGCGGAAGACGCCCTGCTCGCACACCTTCCACTCCAACTGCATCGACTCCTGGTGCCTCAAGAACCTCAACTGTCCCGTCTGCAGGCACGACCTCTCCCGCGAGAAGATCcacgagaagaagaaggagccgGCTGCGGAGTACCACCCGGTGGTGGAGGACATCGTGGTGGAAGTGGTGGAGGAGAGGCCGCTGCCGGACCAGCTGAGCATCGAGGAAA CTGGCAGATCTGGCAGTACCTGCTATCGCCTTCCTTCACTTCGAATTCCGGTGCACTGTCTCCTAGCAGCCGCCGGGAGGCTCGGGATCCTCAGCCTCCATCTTCTGAGCGAACTTGTTGCGCTCGAGGGTCCAGTTGGACTGGTAGTAGGGCTGTATCGGCCGATTCTTACCTTGTCGGCGGGCAGCAGGAAGGCGGGCGTGAAGAACTGGAGGTCGTGGTTGAAGGCCGGCAGGATGGAGGGCGTGCTGTTGCGGAGGCTAACTCTGGCGAGCGTTACGTGGGATTGGAGCTGA
- the LOC116268107 gene encoding uncharacterized protein LOC116268107, translating to MADHMRISRINRELQGEYLTLRHVNHMLVQESIDVHAVKAFLANKSSEVVEFDKNTPTKRSERPRTNSQSRVAIQHYENYSNGLIFQYYSVRALLWKISLGYLPPSKNKWISLMEGKLIDYHELVQEHIIDLVVKKRKRKEQAERVEAEEKKMASDHPLNLLKESKWKNFFDDRELWNLIEKDTVRTKPKCKFFQEEYEIEFMETNILEKYNLKRSDIHLSKAKDKDRTYYYDCLTRIIYIYLKKHPEVTYSQGMNELAALVFYSYANKNSEYFRRVAESDAFFSFQFIMGYLLRYAPTGLLNGEKYAHKFEELLRKVDLRLY from the coding sequence ATGGCGGACCACATGCGCATCAGCCGCATCAACCGCGAGCTGCAGGGCGAGTACCTCACGCTGCGCCACGTCAACCACATGCTGGTCCAGGAGAGCATCGACGTCCACGCGGTCAAGGCCTTCCTCGCCAACAAGTCCAGCGAAGTCGTCGAGTTCGATAAAAACACCCCCACCAAGCGCAGCGAACGGCCGAGGACCAACTCGCAGAGCAGGGTGGCCATCCAGCATTACGAAAACTACAGCAACGGCCTCATCTTCCAGTACTACTCAGTGCGGGCCCTGCTCTGGAAGATAAGCCTGGGGTACCTGCCGCCGAGCAAGAACAAGTGGATTTCCCTGATGGAGGGCAAGCTGATCGACTACCACGAGCTGGTGCAGGAGCACATCATCGACCTGGTGGTCAAGAAGCGGAAGCGCAAGGAGCAGGCGGAGCGCGTGGAGgcggaggagaagaagatggccAGCGACCACCCGCTCAACCTGCTCAAGGAGTCCAAGTGGAAGAACTTCTTCGACGATCGCGAGCTCTGGAACCTCATCGAGAAGGACACCGTGAGGACCAAGCCCAAGTGCAAGTTCTTCCAGGAGGAGTACGAAATAGAGTTCATGGAGACCAACATTCTCGAGAAGTACAACCTGAAACGGTCGGACATCCACCTCTCCAAGGCGAAGGACAAGGACCGGACTTACTACTACGATTGCCTGACGCGCATCATCTACATCTACCTCAAGAAGCACCCCGAAGTCACCTACTCGCAGGGCATGAACGAGCTGGCTGCCCTCGTCTTCTACTCCTACGCCAACAAGAACAGCGAGTACTTCAGGCGGGTGGCCGAAAGCGACGCCTTCTTCTCCTTCCAGTTCATCATGGGCTACCTCCTCAGGTACGCCCCCACTGGGCTGCTCAACGGAGAAAAATACGCGCACAAATTCGAGGAACTGCTGAGGAAGGTGGACTTGCGACTCTACTAG